Proteins encoded by one window of Rhodobacteraceae bacterium IMCC1335:
- a CDS encoding LacI family DNA-binding transcriptional regulator translates to MRHAPTVLSEGPSRGRVTINEVADALRLTKSTVSRALNGYPDISAATQLRVKRMAERMNYQPLSHAQAIKTGRTRSLGFVLQLADHDAQRPFLAEFLAGLSEGSTAQGYTLTVASADSETHLIETFHTLLRERKADGFILPRAMVFDPRVELLRTAKVPFVLFGRQADPEGCCWFDIRGEDAMKEAVMHLSELGHRRIGFINGGNIYSYAKLRGEGFRAGMAQAGMAVNPDLICENAVTLDDGREAAALLLKLAHPPTAIVCAVDQVALGVYLAAADLGITIGRELSVVGYDGIQEGAHAQPPLTTFAVDNRAAGVELATLLVKCIQGESSENLRKTANAAFVRRGSTGPCINL, encoded by the coding sequence ATGAGACACGCACCTACAGTTCTGTCAGAAGGTCCAAGCCGCGGCCGCGTCACGATTAATGAGGTTGCGGACGCTCTGCGTTTGACCAAATCGACAGTTTCGCGTGCCCTCAACGGATATCCAGACATTTCGGCAGCGACCCAACTTCGTGTAAAGCGGATGGCGGAGCGAATGAACTATCAGCCGCTCAGCCATGCTCAGGCGATCAAAACTGGGCGAACCCGATCACTTGGATTTGTATTGCAGCTTGCCGATCATGACGCCCAGCGCCCTTTCCTAGCCGAATTCCTTGCTGGACTATCGGAGGGATCAACCGCGCAGGGCTATACTTTGACAGTCGCGTCAGCAGACAGTGAGACACACTTGATCGAAACATTCCACACGCTTTTACGGGAACGCAAGGCGGATGGTTTCATCCTGCCGCGAGCTATGGTTTTCGATCCACGCGTTGAGTTGTTGCGCACCGCAAAGGTGCCGTTTGTCCTATTTGGTCGACAGGCCGACCCCGAGGGGTGCTGCTGGTTCGACATACGCGGCGAAGATGCAATGAAAGAGGCCGTGATGCATTTGTCCGAGCTTGGGCACAGACGGATCGGTTTCATCAACGGCGGCAATATCTATTCATACGCGAAATTGAGAGGCGAGGGTTTCCGGGCGGGCATGGCGCAGGCCGGTATGGCAGTTAATCCCGATCTGATTTGCGAAAATGCGGTCACTTTGGACGACGGCCGTGAAGCGGCGGCTTTGCTACTTAAGTTGGCGCATCCACCAACGGCGATCGTTTGTGCGGTCGATCAGGTGGCTTTGGGCGTTTACTTGGCGGCGGCTGACCTTGGCATCACAATCGGGCGCGAGCTGTCAGTTGTCGGATATGACGGCATCCAAGAAGGCGCACACGCCCAGCCCCCACTTACCACCTTTGCTGTCGACAATAGGGCCGCTGGGGTCGAATTAGCGACCCTGCTGGTCAAATGTATTCAGGGCGAGTCGTCCGAGAACCTACGCAAGACTGCGAATGCGGCCTTTGTCAGGCGCGGGTCAACGGGACCTTGCATCAATCTTTAG
- a CDS encoding extracellular solute-binding protein codes for MTIKRNSLLRSGAAMAIALSTTGLAADELRFWTTEEQPERLARQEAMAADFAAASGHTVEVIPVTENDLGTRATAAFAAGDLPDVIYHPLQYAAPWAEAGILDTDAATDAIEALGGDTFAQGALSMVAVDGGYASVPVDGWTQMLVYRADLFSEKGLEPPNSYANVLAAVDALHNPPEMYGFVAATKIDENFMSQVLEHVFLANGVSPVDSGGVRTLDEAATIEVLEFYKAIAEASPPGDLYWDQSRTLYFSGNAAMIIWSPFILDELAGLRDSAPPTINDDPTSSDLAAATGIVTNFAGPSNPDGAAWGDVRYFGITSDASTDAAMEFVQYSMSDGYGATLAIAPEGKFPVRRGTADNPTEYADLWATLDVGVDRKAPLGDLYEASMIEEIVGGLDVAQRWGVAEGQLSAASAIINSQVINRFVREYIDGERDAAATVSELNAAIAAIQ; via the coding sequence ATGACCATCAAAAGAAACTCACTATTACGCTCAGGTGCGGCCATGGCGATTGCCTTGTCCACGACAGGGCTTGCGGCCGATGAACTACGGTTCTGGACTACCGAGGAGCAGCCCGAACGTCTTGCCCGTCAAGAAGCCATGGCGGCTGATTTCGCCGCAGCTTCCGGTCACACTGTCGAGGTCATTCCGGTGACCGAAAACGACCTTGGCACACGTGCAACGGCGGCCTTTGCCGCTGGCGATTTGCCAGACGTGATCTATCACCCGCTTCAGTATGCTGCCCCATGGGCCGAAGCAGGAATTCTGGACACGGATGCTGCAACAGATGCCATCGAAGCTTTGGGCGGCGATACATTTGCCCAGGGCGCATTGAGCATGGTTGCGGTTGACGGCGGTTATGCCTCCGTGCCAGTGGACGGCTGGACGCAGATGCTCGTCTATCGTGCTGATTTGTTTTCAGAAAAGGGACTTGAACCACCAAATTCTTACGCCAACGTTTTGGCGGCTGTCGATGCGCTGCACAATCCACCAGAGATGTACGGCTTCGTCGCTGCCACCAAGATTGACGAAAACTTCATGTCTCAGGTTCTTGAGCATGTGTTCCTTGCCAATGGTGTGTCTCCAGTCGACAGTGGTGGGGTTCGGACACTGGACGAAGCGGCTACAATCGAGGTGTTGGAGTTCTACAAGGCCATCGCCGAAGCCTCACCTCCTGGTGATCTGTATTGGGATCAGTCCCGGACCCTCTACTTTTCGGGCAATGCAGCAATGATCATTTGGTCACCGTTTATCCTGGACGAACTTGCGGGTCTTCGTGACAGCGCTCCGCCCACGATCAACGACGACCCAACCTCTTCCGATCTGGCGGCAGCCACCGGAATCGTGACCAACTTTGCTGGTCCATCCAATCCCGATGGTGCGGCATGGGGCGATGTGCGCTACTTCGGTATCACGTCTGACGCGTCCACAGATGCAGCGATGGAGTTCGTTCAGTACTCTATGTCCGACGGCTATGGCGCAACACTGGCGATTGCCCCCGAAGGCAAGTTTCCGGTCCGTCGCGGCACAGCGGACAACCCGACCGAGTACGCAGACCTTTGGGCGACGCTGGACGTTGGCGTCGACCGTAAGGCACCGTTGGGCGACCTTTACGAGGCGTCAATGATCGAGGAAATCGTTGGAGGTTTGGATGTCGCGCAGCGCTGGGGCGTTGCTGAAGGCCAGCTTTCTGCAGCCTCTGCCATCATCAATAGCCAAGTTATCAACCGTTTCGTACGCGAGTACATCGACGGCGAGCGTGACGCAGCTGCAACCGTTTCTGAACTGAACGCTGCCATCGCGGCTATTCAGTAA
- a CDS encoding ABC transporter permease subunit has translation MADLGPPIGTGSLGKREARLAWGLLFPTITAVSLVVVLPLLAIFWISFKPVELADLRPPEVVLREDIRGNYEAVGDEATVRYRLRNSSQDHSITGVTFLDTLPLGLVVQDLDPRCVLDRRALYCDLGDWEPGTRDTLTIPVTVEQAYLDNELRPQDSPAVTTGVSSNILTNSTFTLENFKRVFKGGEFFEVLWVTFFYTVFGTVGALLVGLFAALLLNKSFHGQGILRGLFLFPYVAPIIAVAFAWLILFDPFSGSANALLIQMGLTPQAINFFGDRPLALIMVTVFEIWRYFPLSFLFILARMQSIDSDMYEAADMDGASPFQQFWSLSVPQLLGILSVLFLLRFIWTFNKFDDIFLLTGGNAGTRTLTVSVYEQAFAISNIGAGAAVAVVIFGFLITFSVFFLKYISQEEGL, from the coding sequence ATGGCAGATCTCGGCCCCCCCATTGGCACCGGATCACTCGGCAAACGAGAAGCGCGTTTGGCGTGGGGGTTGTTGTTCCCAACGATCACAGCTGTATCGCTGGTCGTTGTGTTACCGCTGCTGGCAATCTTCTGGATTTCCTTCAAACCCGTCGAGCTCGCAGATCTGCGCCCGCCTGAAGTTGTGCTGCGCGAAGACATCCGCGGCAATTATGAGGCTGTAGGCGATGAAGCAACGGTCCGTTACCGGCTGCGTAATTCATCCCAGGACCATTCGATAACAGGCGTGACCTTTTTGGACACACTGCCGCTCGGACTTGTTGTACAAGACCTAGACCCTCGATGCGTCCTGGACAGGCGCGCCTTGTATTGTGACCTGGGCGACTGGGAGCCGGGCACCCGTGACACCCTGACAATCCCCGTCACGGTCGAACAAGCCTATCTGGACAACGAATTGCGCCCGCAAGACAGCCCTGCTGTAACGACCGGTGTGTCATCAAACATCCTGACCAACAGCACATTCACGCTTGAGAACTTCAAAAGGGTCTTCAAAGGCGGTGAGTTTTTTGAGGTACTTTGGGTGACGTTTTTTTATACTGTCTTTGGCACCGTCGGCGCGCTTCTTGTTGGTCTATTCGCGGCGCTTCTGCTGAACAAATCTTTCCATGGCCAAGGTATTCTGCGAGGACTCTTTCTGTTTCCCTATGTGGCCCCGATTATCGCCGTGGCTTTTGCCTGGCTCATTCTGTTTGACCCTTTTTCGGGTTCGGCAAACGCATTGCTAATCCAGATGGGTTTGACCCCTCAGGCGATCAACTTCTTCGGCGATCGGCCCTTGGCCCTGATCATGGTCACCGTCTTTGAAATCTGGCGCTATTTCCCACTTTCGTTCTTGTTCATCCTTGCGCGGATGCAAAGCATCGACAGTGATATGTATGAGGCCGCCGACATGGACGGAGCCTCGCCATTCCAGCAGTTCTGGTCTCTCAGTGTTCCACAACTACTGGGCATCCTTAGCGTGCTGTTCTTGCTTCGCTTCATCTGGACTTTCAACAAATTCGACGACATTTTTTTGCTGACCGGAGGCAACGCGGGCACCCGCACGTTGACGGTGAGCGTCTATGAACAGGCTTTCGCGATCTCCAACATTGGCGCGGGCGCCGCGGTGGCAGTCGTAATCTTTGGCTTCTTGATTACGTTCTCGGTGTTCTTCCTCAAATACATCTCGCAAGAAGAAGGGCTATAA
- a CDS encoding ABC transporter permease subunit yields MKAMRFNFIASPLLGALWMVVLSTTVTVLMSFASGEPFRPHIGLSVLWGGVIGFAIGHRWGSFIGEIFAGAALLALIIFGYGPLVTGENVSTFSTIFAAVLLSVAFFWSTHYILVDLPPGALNRHEFEGAVIRFFTGFGYIFFTAIVVIPFYVMVMTSFKNQSELMQNPLDFSIDLGKGSELFRSYYELFNQFNFGSYLLNSFFISVITVLITLIFAIPGAYAVARLRFRGQAAFSRSILLIYMVPMIVLALPIYIAFSATGLRNTFIGIVMIYPVTTIPVALYMLQGYFRGLPSEVEEAGLMDGLSRLAVIWKITLPLSLPALASVSLYVFMIAWNEFLLAFMLLDDPSKFTLTRGIASLNSSEIPRQHLMAGSVIATVPIMALFLGLERFITKGLTAGSVKG; encoded by the coding sequence ATAAAGGCGATGCGCTTCAATTTTATCGCCAGCCCACTGCTGGGCGCCCTATGGATGGTTGTTCTGTCTACTACAGTCACTGTCCTGATGAGCTTTGCTTCGGGCGAGCCGTTTCGTCCGCACATCGGGCTATCCGTTTTGTGGGGAGGCGTGATCGGCTTCGCGATTGGTCACAGATGGGGCAGTTTCATTGGGGAAATCTTCGCAGGAGCGGCGTTGCTGGCCCTTATCATCTTCGGATATGGGCCTCTAGTGACGGGCGAAAACGTTTCAACATTCTCAACTATATTTGCTGCCGTTCTCCTGTCGGTCGCCTTTTTTTGGTCCACCCACTACATCCTTGTTGACCTCCCGCCGGGTGCTTTGAACCGGCATGAATTCGAAGGCGCAGTGATCCGCTTCTTTACCGGCTTTGGCTATATCTTCTTCACGGCCATCGTGGTTATCCCCTTCTATGTCATGGTCATGACGAGTTTCAAGAACCAATCAGAACTGATGCAGAACCCACTCGATTTCTCGATTGACCTCGGCAAAGGATCAGAACTTTTCCGATCCTATTATGAGCTGTTCAACCAATTCAATTTTGGCAGCTACCTGCTCAATTCATTCTTCATCTCTGTGATTACGGTCTTAATAACGCTCATCTTCGCAATCCCAGGTGCTTATGCCGTGGCGCGGTTACGGTTCCGTGGGCAAGCCGCGTTCTCGCGCTCGATCCTGTTGATCTACATGGTGCCGATGATCGTTTTAGCGCTGCCAATCTACATCGCTTTCTCGGCAACGGGCCTGCGCAACACCTTCATCGGCATAGTGATGATCTATCCTGTGACGACGATCCCCGTCGCGCTCTATATGCTCCAAGGCTATTTCCGTGGCCTACCGTCAGAGGTCGAAGAAGCGGGATTGATGGATGGCCTTAGCCGCCTCGCCGTCATCTGGAAGATCACCCTGCCACTTTCTTTGCCAGCATTGGCGTCGGTGTCTCTCTATGTGTTCATGATCGCTTGGAATGAATTCCTACTGGCGTTCATGTTGCTGGATGACCCGTCAAAATTCACGCTAACAAGGGGCATCGCTTCGCTTAATTCTTCTGAAATTCCACGCCAGCATCTTATGGCTGGGTCCGTGATCGCTACCGTGCCAATCATGGCACTCTTCCTAGGCCTCGAACGCTTTATAACGAAAGGGCTGACCGCTGGGTCAGTGAAGGGATAG
- the ugpC gene encoding sn-glycerol-3-phosphate ABC transporter ATP-binding protein UgpC: MSSIKLNAVEKWFGATQVIKGVDLEIEDGEFVIFVGPSGCGKSTLLRMIAGLEETSRGQIMIAERDATAEPPSKRGLAMVFQSYALYPHMSVRDNVGFPLKSAGLPKAEVDAKVNEAAHVLKLNDYLDRRPKDLSGGQRQRVAIGRSIVRDPTAFLFDEPLSNLDAALRVEMRYEIAKLHQTLQSTMIYVTHDQVEAMTLADRIVVLDFGKIAQVGSPRELYERPANLFVAQFIGSPRMNVVPSTAVKGITLPENATEVGVRPEHIELVSPGAGLIDGTVDVLEYLGADTFVILKCEDAGQITVRVNGNSTLRPGDSVGLRISNDVLHAFNSDGLAIH; encoded by the coding sequence ATGTCGTCAATCAAACTCAATGCAGTCGAGAAATGGTTTGGCGCAACTCAGGTCATAAAGGGCGTAGATCTTGAGATTGAAGATGGCGAATTCGTCATTTTCGTTGGTCCGTCCGGATGCGGAAAATCTACACTCCTGCGGATGATCGCCGGGCTTGAGGAAACGTCGCGTGGGCAAATCATGATTGCGGAACGTGACGCCACAGCAGAGCCGCCTAGCAAGCGGGGGCTGGCAATGGTCTTCCAATCCTACGCGCTCTACCCGCACATGTCAGTGCGCGATAACGTTGGCTTTCCTTTGAAATCCGCGGGGCTGCCAAAGGCCGAAGTCGATGCCAAGGTAAACGAAGCCGCCCATGTCTTGAAGCTTAACGATTACCTAGACCGTCGCCCCAAAGACCTGTCCGGCGGGCAACGTCAGCGCGTCGCCATCGGCCGCTCAATCGTCCGTGATCCAACTGCGTTCCTGTTCGATGAGCCGTTATCGAACCTTGATGCTGCCCTGCGGGTCGAAATGCGCTACGAAATCGCCAAGCTGCACCAAACTCTGCAATCAACGATGATCTACGTGACGCATGATCAGGTCGAAGCAATGACCCTGGCCGACCGAATTGTTGTTCTTGATTTTGGCAAGATTGCTCAAGTGGGTAGCCCCCGCGAGCTTTATGAACGCCCCGCCAACTTGTTCGTCGCTCAATTTATTGGCTCACCTCGGATGAACGTCGTCCCAAGTACGGCAGTGAAAGGGATAACACTGCCTGAAAATGCGACAGAGGTTGGCGTGCGCCCGGAGCATATTGAATTGGTCAGCCCCGGAGCAGGTTTGATCGACGGAACGGTCGATGTGCTGGAATACCTTGGCGCCGATACATTCGTGATCCTCAAGTGTGAAGACGCCGGGCAAATCACGGTACGTGTAAATGGAAATTCGACCTTAAGGCCCGGTGACTCAGTTGGTCTGCGCATCTCCAACGATGTGCTTCACGCTTTCAATTCAGACGGGCTGGCCATTCATTAG
- a CDS encoding DUF2924 domain-containing protein codes for MRLDLDGLATASREALMSEWREVVGRPPPKHLSRPLMVQILSHTYQLDTVGGYTKRLDGKLKSAARRDVVWPAFKPGSRFVREYHGITHVIEVGDDGRFVWKDQSFKSLSHTARSITGYNVSGYQFFGVRP; via the coding sequence ATGAGACTTGATTTAGATGGTTTGGCAACTGCCTCGCGCGAGGCGCTGATGTCTGAGTGGCGAGAGGTAGTGGGCCGCCCTCCTCCGAAGCACTTAAGTCGGCCCCTGATGGTGCAGATCCTCAGTCATACCTATCAGCTGGACACTGTGGGCGGATATACCAAGCGACTTGACGGTAAGCTCAAGAGCGCAGCCCGGCGCGATGTGGTTTGGCCTGCCTTTAAACCCGGAAGCCGCTTTGTGCGCGAGTATCATGGGATCACCCATGTGATTGAAGTGGGTGATGACGGGCGCTTTGTGTGGAAGGATCAGAGCTTTAAGTCCCTCTCCCACACAGCACGCTCTATTACTGGCTATAATGTCTCGGGCTATCAGTTCTTTGGGGTACGCCCATGA
- a CDS encoding recombinase family protein, protein MSVLGKPVVRAAVYTRKSSDEGLDQEFNSLDAQHEACNAYIASQRHEGWKMVRKRFDDGGISGGTLERPALSALLADVESGLIDMIVVYKIDRLTRSLSDFAKLIDCLEAKGCSFVSVTQSFNTSSSMGRLTLNVLLSFAQFEREVTAERIRDKIAASKKKGMWMGGMVPWGYKVHSDPKIQSLEICAERSPDIRHVYDLYEQLGCLSKVKRAIDTLWPERNWSRGRIHNILINPIYIGKIKHKTKVYEGLHDAIIEQDQFDRVQEQLQKRSVIKRGKHPCRGHSAFLVGKVYDETGDRLTPSRSKKSSGRVIRYYYSNRLISGGTDPTGWRLRADMLEQLLSDVVRTRLIEALTQFRLAPQIKPHALVEIKNRLEHLDTKAILDLIKRVDLSETKASIQLDVEKVAALIKTEISKLDLELLRIEEPVTLRKRTNGTKLTWVGYKGEPNHALIRAIVTAQAWVEEIKAGQSVSDIMQAHNIPEGMIWKRIRLAFLSPNLLQAIVDGTSNRDLTIKMLTRHDLPLDWSDQQALFLS, encoded by the coding sequence ATGAGCGTCCTTGGAAAGCCCGTAGTGCGCGCAGCTGTCTATACCCGCAAAAGCTCTGATGAAGGTCTTGATCAAGAGTTCAACTCTCTGGATGCACAGCATGAAGCCTGCAACGCCTATATTGCCTCACAGCGCCATGAAGGCTGGAAGATGGTAAGGAAGCGCTTTGATGATGGCGGTATTTCTGGGGGGACGCTAGAGCGCCCTGCTCTATCGGCTTTGCTTGCTGACGTAGAGAGCGGTCTTATCGATATGATTGTGGTCTATAAGATAGATAGGCTCACACGGTCTTTATCTGACTTTGCAAAGCTCATTGATTGTTTAGAGGCCAAGGGCTGTTCTTTTGTCTCTGTGACGCAATCCTTTAATACCTCCTCATCCATGGGACGGCTTACTCTCAATGTCCTCTTATCTTTTGCCCAGTTTGAGCGAGAGGTCACAGCAGAGCGCATACGCGATAAGATCGCAGCCTCCAAGAAGAAAGGCATGTGGATGGGGGGTATGGTGCCCTGGGGCTATAAAGTGCACTCAGATCCAAAGATACAGTCTTTGGAGATATGTGCAGAGCGATCGCCTGATATTCGGCATGTCTATGATCTCTATGAGCAGCTTGGATGTCTGAGTAAGGTAAAGCGTGCCATAGATACGCTCTGGCCAGAGAGAAACTGGAGCCGTGGGCGGATACACAATATTCTGATCAATCCCATCTATATAGGAAAGATTAAACATAAGACGAAAGTCTATGAGGGATTGCATGATGCAATCATTGAGCAAGATCAATTTGATCGGGTTCAGGAGCAGCTGCAAAAGAGGTCAGTGATCAAGCGGGGCAAACATCCCTGTCGTGGGCATTCTGCCTTTCTGGTTGGCAAAGTCTATGATGAGACTGGGGACAGATTAACGCCGTCCCGGTCCAAGAAGTCCTCTGGTCGGGTTATACGATATTACTACTCCAACCGGCTCATATCAGGTGGTACTGATCCGACCGGCTGGCGCCTGCGGGCAGATATGCTGGAGCAATTGCTGAGTGATGTTGTCAGAACACGGTTAATCGAAGCACTCACCCAGTTCAGGTTGGCGCCGCAGATCAAGCCCCATGCGTTGGTTGAGATCAAAAATCGGTTAGAGCATTTGGATACAAAAGCCATACTGGATTTAATCAAGCGGGTTGATCTCAGTGAGACGAAGGCAAGTATCCAGCTTGATGTTGAGAAAGTAGCCGCACTTATCAAAACAGAAATCAGCAAGCTGGATTTAGAGCTCTTACGTATTGAAGAACCTGTCACGCTTCGCAAGCGTACGAATGGGACCAAGCTCACCTGGGTTGGCTACAAGGGAGAGCCCAATCACGCCCTTATAAGAGCTATTGTAACAGCCCAGGCGTGGGTGGAGGAGATCAAGGCAGGCCAGTCTGTATCCGACATTATGCAAGCCCATAATATTCCTGAGGGCATGATTTGGAAGCGCATACGCCTTGCCTTTTTATCGCCTAATCTTCTCCAAGCAATTGTAGACGGTACGAGTAATAGAGACCTTACAATCAAGATGCTCACCCGGCATGATCTGCCCCTTGATTGGTCTGACCAACAGGCCCTGTTTTTGAGCTGA